A window of the Radiobacillus deserti genome harbors these coding sequences:
- the leuS gene encoding leucine--tRNA ligase: MSFNHHNIEKKWREYWLDNKTFKTNTETNKEKFYILDMFPYPSGAGLHVGHPEGYTATDIVARMKRMQGYEVLHPMGWDAFGLPAEQYALDTGNDPAEFTKKNIETFRRQIQELGFSYDWDREINTTDPNYYKWTQWIFLKLYEKGLAYVDEVPVNWCPALGTVLANEEVIDGKSERGGHPVERRPMKQWMLRITAYADRLLEDLEELDWPESIKDMQRNWIGRSEGAEVHFGIDGTDESFTVFTTRPDTLFGATYTVLAPEHPLVKKIVSAEQKNKVDAYVKEVNAKSDLERTDLAKEKSGVFTGAYAVNPINGEKLPIWVADYVLMTYGSGAIMAVPAHDERDYEFAVKFNLPIKAVVEGGNVEEEAYVGDGPHINSDFLNGLGKEEAIGKAIQWLEDNQKGEKKVTYRLRDWLFSRQRYWGEPIPIIHWEDGTTSAVPEEELPLTLPKTTEIKPSGTGESPLANIDDWVKVTDPKTGMKGRRETNTMPQWAGSCWYFLRFIDPNNTEKLAEPEKLQKWLPVDTYIGGAEHAVLHLLYARFWHKFLYDIGVVPTKEPFQKLFNQGMILGENNEKMSKSKGNVVNPDEIVDTHGADTLRLYEMFMGPLDAAVAWSTNGLDGARRFLDRVWRLFVTDEGKLTDKVVEQQGNDSLEKVYHETVKKVTENFEDLRFNTGISQMMVFINDAYKADAISREYAEGFVKLLSPVAPHIAEELWQILGYSESISYASWPAYDEAKLVEDEVEIVIQVMGKVRAKVMVPKDASKEELEKQALENESVQDWLDGKTVRKIIAVPGKLVNIVAN, from the coding sequence ATGTCATTTAACCATCATAATATTGAGAAGAAATGGCGCGAATACTGGTTGGATAATAAAACATTTAAAACGAATACGGAGACGAACAAAGAAAAATTTTATATTTTAGATATGTTCCCGTATCCGTCTGGTGCTGGTTTACACGTAGGGCACCCTGAAGGCTATACGGCTACAGATATTGTGGCGAGAATGAAAAGAATGCAAGGATACGAGGTTCTACATCCAATGGGATGGGATGCATTCGGGTTGCCAGCAGAACAATACGCGTTGGATACTGGGAATGATCCTGCAGAATTCACGAAGAAAAACATTGAGACTTTCAGACGACAAATCCAAGAGTTAGGTTTTTCATATGATTGGGATCGTGAAATAAATACGACGGATCCGAATTATTATAAATGGACACAATGGATTTTCCTTAAGCTATATGAAAAAGGATTGGCATATGTAGATGAAGTCCCAGTAAATTGGTGTCCTGCACTTGGAACCGTGTTGGCAAATGAAGAAGTTATAGACGGGAAGAGTGAACGTGGTGGTCATCCTGTGGAACGCAGACCAATGAAGCAATGGATGCTTCGTATTACAGCTTATGCTGATCGTTTGTTGGAAGATCTAGAGGAACTAGATTGGCCGGAAAGTATTAAAGATATGCAACGTAATTGGATTGGGCGATCAGAAGGAGCTGAAGTTCATTTCGGAATAGACGGAACCGACGAATCCTTCACTGTATTTACGACAAGACCAGATACATTGTTCGGAGCAACTTACACAGTTTTAGCTCCAGAGCATCCACTCGTGAAAAAAATAGTGTCCGCAGAACAAAAAAATAAAGTCGACGCATATGTGAAGGAAGTAAATGCAAAAAGTGACCTAGAAAGAACCGATCTAGCTAAAGAAAAGTCTGGTGTATTTACAGGGGCTTATGCCGTGAATCCAATTAACGGTGAGAAACTACCAATATGGGTGGCGGATTATGTCCTAATGACGTACGGCTCTGGCGCAATCATGGCAGTTCCAGCACATGATGAAAGAGACTATGAGTTTGCTGTAAAGTTTAATCTCCCTATTAAAGCGGTTGTCGAAGGTGGCAATGTTGAGGAAGAAGCTTATGTAGGAGACGGTCCTCATATTAACTCAGACTTCTTAAACGGACTTGGTAAAGAAGAAGCAATTGGAAAAGCGATACAGTGGCTAGAGGATAACCAGAAAGGTGAAAAGAAAGTCACCTACCGTCTACGTGATTGGCTATTTAGTCGTCAGCGTTATTGGGGAGAACCGATTCCAATCATTCACTGGGAGGATGGCACAACTTCAGCGGTTCCAGAAGAAGAGCTTCCATTAACTCTGCCGAAAACGACAGAAATTAAACCTTCTGGTACAGGAGAGTCGCCGTTAGCAAATATCGACGATTGGGTGAAGGTTACCGACCCGAAAACAGGAATGAAAGGCCGCAGAGAAACAAATACAATGCCGCAGTGGGCGGGTAGTTGCTGGTACTTCCTACGTTTTATTGATCCAAATAACACGGAGAAGTTAGCGGAACCTGAGAAATTGCAGAAATGGCTTCCGGTAGACACTTATATCGGAGGAGCAGAGCATGCGGTTCTTCACTTGTTATATGCACGATTCTGGCATAAATTCCTTTATGATATCGGAGTTGTGCCAACGAAAGAGCCATTTCAAAAACTATTCAACCAAGGGATGATCTTGGGTGAAAACAATGAAAAAATGAGTAAATCAAAAGGAAATGTAGTGAATCCTGATGAGATTGTAGATACGCATGGTGCTGATACGTTAAGGTTGTATGAAATGTTTATGGGGCCACTAGATGCTGCTGTAGCTTGGTCAACGAATGGTCTGGACGGAGCACGAAGATTTCTAGATCGTGTTTGGAGACTATTCGTAACAGACGAAGGGAAGCTTACGGATAAGGTAGTGGAACAGCAGGGAAATGATTCCTTAGAGAAGGTGTACCACGAGACTGTTAAAAAGGTAACAGAGAACTTTGAGGATCTTCGATTTAATACAGGTATTTCTCAAATGATGGTATTCATTAATGATGCCTACAAAGCAGATGCGATTTCACGTGAGTACGCAGAAGGCTTTGTAAAATTACTTTCACCTGTTGCTCCACATATAGCGGAAGAGCTTTGGCAAATACTTGGCTATAGCGAATCTATTTCTTATGCTTCGTGGCCAGCTTACGATGAAGCTAAACTTGTAGAAGACGAAGTGGAGATTGTTATTCAAGTAATGGGTAAAGTTCGAGCGAAGGTTATGGTGCCAAAGGACGCATCGAAAGAAGAGCTAGAGAAGCAAGCACTTGAAAATGAATCTGTTCAGGATTGGCTGGATGGCAAAACAGTTCGCAAGATAATAGCTGTCCCAGGTAAGCTTGTAAATATTGTAGCCAATTAA
- a CDS encoding methyl-accepting chemotaxis protein, whose amino-acid sequence MSIRKKLLINSLGILVLSSLIVAFIIYNMLNIQSSSQDEVTTLIDVQKLDSDLNGLKQSLSNFSFSGTDALKEEALLNMEQSGALLEELVKASKGKSSEQYIERAALKFDELTKATKEALNQKDLAEAKRQSIRIDGLLNDTYKFNMASEEQYEKALNDLEGKIEYVILSAIISTVVLIAIASIMSLKITNSISGSLKKLSKNANEIANGNLQVEPIRYKGNDELGALNQAFTQMVEQLSGLILSVKTVSKDVEQFAVSLEKDNVYLTDVSNQIAVSTDELSSGTQSISEDLQDAVSLIQDMDQEFTRNVEFAKQSVEHGTDVMDAIQSGQEAIGVQRDLIEENSNTTKKIEQATQTFVGYTKQIEEMAQSVSDIAEQTNLLALNAAIEAARAGEAGKGFAVVAEEVRKLAEESSKATGYIFEMVSSIESGISEISNSVSEGVAIAGKEEASMETTTTAFQNIKQKVEDITAKLMDLSNGVDHSKDLGEKVLSNVESISAVVEETAAGNEEISASTEEQLKAFKHMVEKVTEMRQMTDRLNEEVGKFQL is encoded by the coding sequence ATGAGTATTAGAAAAAAACTATTAATAAATTCGCTCGGAATTTTAGTTTTATCAAGTCTTATTGTAGCTTTTATTATCTACAATATGTTAAACATTCAATCCTCTAGTCAGGATGAGGTAACAACATTAATTGATGTGCAAAAGCTCGACTCAGATTTGAACGGCCTAAAACAAAGCTTGAGTAACTTTTCTTTCTCAGGAACAGACGCATTAAAAGAAGAAGCGTTGCTAAATATGGAACAAAGTGGTGCGCTTCTTGAAGAATTAGTAAAAGCTTCTAAAGGAAAGAGTAGTGAGCAATATATTGAAAGAGCTGCGCTAAAATTTGATGAATTAACAAAAGCTACGAAAGAGGCGTTAAATCAGAAAGATTTGGCAGAAGCAAAAAGACAATCCATTCGTATTGACGGGTTATTAAATGATACTTATAAATTTAATATGGCATCAGAGGAACAGTATGAAAAAGCACTGAATGATTTAGAAGGGAAAATAGAGTATGTCATTCTTTCTGCCATTATTAGTACGGTAGTCTTAATTGCAATTGCTTCTATTATGTCCCTGAAGATTACGAACTCGATTAGCGGTTCTCTAAAGAAATTATCAAAGAATGCCAATGAGATTGCGAATGGAAATCTCCAAGTGGAACCAATTCGATATAAGGGAAACGATGAGCTCGGAGCGTTAAATCAGGCATTCACCCAAATGGTAGAACAGTTAAGTGGCCTTATTTTATCGGTGAAAACTGTAAGTAAAGATGTAGAGCAGTTCGCTGTTTCACTGGAAAAAGATAATGTTTACTTGACAGATGTAAGTAATCAGATTGCTGTATCTACTGATGAATTGTCGTCTGGTACACAATCCATTTCGGAAGATTTGCAGGACGCCGTTTCTTTAATTCAAGATATGGATCAAGAATTCACAAGAAATGTTGAATTTGCTAAACAATCCGTAGAACATGGCACAGATGTTATGGATGCAATTCAATCTGGTCAAGAGGCAATCGGAGTTCAACGGGATCTTATCGAGGAAAATTCCAATACGACGAAAAAGATTGAACAAGCTACTCAAACTTTTGTTGGTTATACAAAGCAAATTGAAGAAATGGCTCAATCCGTTTCCGATATTGCGGAACAAACGAACCTCTTAGCTTTAAATGCTGCTATTGAGGCGGCAAGAGCTGGAGAAGCAGGTAAAGGTTTCGCGGTTGTAGCAGAAGAAGTGAGAAAGCTTGCCGAAGAATCTTCTAAAGCAACAGGTTATATTTTTGAGATGGTTTCGTCTATTGAATCTGGAATTTCAGAGATATCTAATTCTGTATCCGAAGGTGTTGCGATTGCTGGGAAAGAAGAAGCATCTATGGAAACAACCACGACTGCATTCCAAAACATCAAACAAAAAGTGGAAGATATTACAGCAAAGCTTATGGACTTATCTAATGGAGTAGACCATTCGAAAGATCTAGGAGAGAAAGTATTATCGAATGTAGAAAGTATTAGTGCAGTAGTAGAAGAAACTGCAGCAGGTAACGAAGAAATTTCTGCTTCTACAGAAGAACAGTTAAAAGCGTTTAAGCATATGGTAGAGAAAGTAACGGAAATGAGACAGATGACGGATCGTTTAAATGAAGAGGTAGGAAAGTTTCAACTGTAA
- a CDS encoding BMP family lipoprotein produces the protein MFNKRKMIIFVMIFTILLAGCGTEQAESKMDEKLKIGVMLSDVGLGDQSFSDSAFQGLIKARSELGILFDYRELSETETYEKGLEELVQNDNDVIIGLGYMVQEDLEKVAKKYPDKQFVIIDSVSELKNVTSVTFKSDEGSYLAGVVAALTTKSNTIGFIGGEDVELINAFADGFTNGAKSINPSIKVLVEYAGTYGDDKLGGSIAKDMIANKADVLFAAAGFTGVGVLKEAQMQGVYAIGVDSDQYFYAEKAVITSVLKKIDVAVYQLASDLVKDGKVPTGHIEFGINNEGVDLAPLRVIPYNDSQLEQIEEARQQFAE, from the coding sequence ATGTTCAACAAGAGAAAGATGATCATTTTTGTGATGATTTTTACTATCCTGTTAGCAGGGTGTGGTACAGAACAAGCGGAAAGTAAAATGGATGAGAAATTAAAAATAGGCGTTATGCTTTCGGATGTTGGTCTTGGGGATCAATCCTTTAGTGATTCCGCTTTTCAAGGACTGATAAAGGCTCGGAGCGAGCTAGGTATTTTGTTCGATTATCGTGAATTAAGTGAAACAGAGACCTATGAAAAAGGGCTAGAAGAGTTAGTTCAAAACGATAATGATGTCATCATCGGTCTAGGATATATGGTTCAAGAGGATTTGGAAAAAGTTGCCAAGAAGTATCCGGACAAGCAGTTTGTCATTATTGATTCTGTTTCTGAATTAAAAAACGTAACTTCCGTAACATTCAAATCAGATGAAGGTAGCTATTTAGCAGGTGTTGTGGCTGCTTTAACGACAAAGTCAAATACGATTGGATTTATCGGTGGAGAGGACGTTGAGCTTATTAATGCTTTTGCTGATGGATTTACGAATGGAGCCAAGTCCATTAACCCATCTATAAAGGTACTCGTCGAGTATGCAGGTACATATGGGGATGACAAACTCGGCGGATCCATTGCGAAAGATATGATTGCGAACAAAGCAGACGTATTGTTCGCTGCTGCAGGCTTTACAGGTGTAGGGGTGTTAAAGGAAGCGCAGATGCAAGGTGTTTATGCAATTGGGGTGGACTCTGACCAATATTTTTATGCTGAAAAAGCAGTCATCACTTCGGTATTAAAGAAGATTGACGTGGCAGTTTACCAACTAGCATCTGACTTGGTGAAGGATGGAAAAGTACCTACTGGTCATATCGAGTTTGGAATAAACAATGAAGGGGTCGACTTAGCCCCATTACGTGTGATTCCATACAACGATTCGCAATTGGAACAAATTGAGGAAGCTAGACAGCAATTTGCTGAATAA
- a CDS encoding DUF2524 family protein, whose product MMVATRESIDNLISKANQYIDQAEKELDITNRNGFHVDESYTTAQQKLNEVEQEIQKMMDSASHEQRDQLHRMHLRVSQYINDMVLDRVDITNITD is encoded by the coding sequence ATGATGGTGGCAACGCGAGAATCAATAGATAACCTTATTTCAAAAGCGAATCAATATATTGACCAAGCAGAAAAAGAATTAGATATTACCAATCGAAATGGCTTCCATGTTGATGAGTCGTACACGACAGCTCAGCAAAAATTGAATGAGGTGGAGCAAGAGATTCAAAAAATGATGGATAGTGCCAGTCATGAGCAACGAGATCAGCTTCACCGAATGCATTTACGAGTCAGTCAATATATAAATGACATGGTTTTGGACCGAGTAGATATAACCAATATCACGGATTAA
- a CDS encoding class I SAM-dependent methyltransferase: MVLKVIPFAHELLKQTVREGDIVIDATCGKGHDTLLLSQLVKEKGRVFAFDVQEDAIRQTNEQLKQYGVSNTTLILDSHEKINEYVPSDYLIGGAIFNLGYLPGSDKQTITQPESTVQAIQQIITRLKKHCLLVIVVYAGHPGGEEEKEAVLQFVQTLSQKEYAVLQYGFINQQNSPPFVLAIERIK; this comes from the coding sequence GTGGTACTAAAAGTGATTCCATTTGCTCATGAACTGTTAAAACAGACGGTGCGTGAGGGAGATATCGTAATCGATGCAACCTGTGGAAAAGGGCACGATACGCTACTCCTAAGTCAATTAGTAAAAGAAAAAGGTCGAGTATTTGCTTTTGATGTTCAAGAAGACGCGATTCGCCAAACGAATGAACAATTAAAACAATATGGTGTTAGCAACACAACATTAATTTTGGACAGCCATGAAAAAATAAATGAATACGTGCCATCCGATTACCTAATCGGTGGAGCCATCTTTAATTTAGGCTATCTCCCTGGGAGCGACAAACAGACGATCACACAGCCCGAAAGTACGGTTCAAGCCATTCAACAAATCATTACTCGGTTAAAGAAGCACTGTCTTTTAGTTATCGTCGTATATGCTGGGCATCCTGGAGGAGAAGAAGAAAAGGAGGCCGTGCTACAGTTTGTTCAGACATTAAGTCAAAAAGAATATGCCGTGTTACAGTACGGCTTTATCAATCAACAAAACAGCCCTCCGTTTGTTTTAGCCATAGAAAGGATAAAGTAG
- a CDS encoding tetraprenyl-beta-curcumene synthase family protein: MSYSVPKSSFKLMRIVFQDIFPVVDQELRYWEKRAKQIPNVELSNQAQASIATKRFHCQGGAVFSLLAGKMWKEAITFIVAYQTISDYLDNLCDRSTSLDPEDFALLHQSMADALSPDHKVQNYYALREEQEDADYLVDLVTTCQKSLAKISNLSTIQPFLLELETLYSDLQVHKHVKIEERIPRLEKWFHEEKEKLPELHWYEFSACSGSTLGIFCLVSYAMGGKMTSKLADSVFKSYFPYMQGLHILLDYYIDQEEDKQEGDLNFCNYYESLENMETRFLHFIKETNKHVQSLPDKQFHEMVHTGLVGLYLADPKVKKLASGKKMTKRLLRASGLRSSFFHYNVKMYNKIKMRTIG, encoded by the coding sequence TTGAGCTATTCAGTTCCGAAATCATCATTTAAATTAATGAGAATCGTTTTTCAAGACATTTTTCCTGTCGTTGATCAAGAACTTCGATATTGGGAAAAACGTGCGAAACAAATTCCAAATGTCGAATTAAGCAACCAAGCACAAGCCAGTATAGCTACTAAACGGTTTCACTGTCAGGGTGGTGCTGTTTTTAGCTTGCTTGCGGGGAAGATGTGGAAAGAAGCAATTACTTTTATTGTTGCCTATCAGACAATTAGTGATTACTTAGATAATTTATGTGACCGTAGCACTTCATTAGATCCGGAGGACTTTGCGCTACTTCATCAATCGATGGCTGATGCTTTGTCTCCAGATCATAAGGTGCAAAATTACTATGCCTTACGGGAGGAGCAAGAGGATGCTGATTATCTCGTAGACTTAGTAACGACATGTCAAAAAAGCCTAGCGAAAATTTCAAATTTATCAACAATCCAACCGTTTTTATTGGAACTAGAAACATTGTACAGTGACTTACAAGTACATAAGCATGTGAAAATAGAAGAAAGAATCCCACGACTTGAAAAATGGTTTCACGAGGAAAAAGAAAAGTTACCCGAATTACATTGGTATGAATTTTCCGCATGCAGTGGTTCTACTTTAGGGATTTTTTGTCTTGTATCGTACGCAATGGGAGGTAAAATGACTTCAAAATTGGCAGATTCCGTTTTTAAAAGTTATTTTCCATATATGCAAGGACTTCACATTTTGTTGGATTATTATATTGACCAAGAAGAGGACAAACAAGAAGGAGATCTAAACTTCTGTAATTATTACGAGAGCTTGGAAAATATGGAAACAAGATTTTTACACTTCATTAAAGAGACTAATAAGCATGTTCAATCATTACCTGATAAGCAGTTCCATGAAATGGTTCATACTGGCTTAGTGGGACTATATTTAGCAGATCCTAAAGTGAAAAAGCTGGCAAGTGGAAAGAAAATGACGAAACGTTTGCTACGCGCAAGTGGACTTCGTTCCTCTTTCTTTCATTACAATGTGAAGATGTATAACAAAATAAAGATGCGGACAATAGGATAA
- a CDS encoding gamma carbonic anhydrase gives MIYEYKGKKPVLHETAYVSEDVVLTGDITVEEQASIWFKTVIRGDVAPVHIGKRSNVQDLSLIHQSPGMPVIIEDDVVIGHQVTLHSAIIRQGALVGMGSIVLDGAEVGEQAFIGAGSLIPPGKKIPPRTLALGSPAKVVRDLTEEDLEEIKRIKESYVEKAKYYKKLQK, from the coding sequence ATGATTTACGAGTATAAAGGAAAAAAACCTGTTCTGCATGAAACGGCCTATGTTTCGGAAGACGTTGTATTAACTGGAGATATCACGGTAGAGGAACAAGCGAGTATCTGGTTTAAGACCGTTATTCGAGGAGATGTTGCCCCCGTACACATTGGAAAACGATCAAACGTTCAAGATTTAAGCTTAATTCACCAATCACCAGGCATGCCAGTCATCATCGAAGACGATGTCGTCATTGGACATCAAGTAACCTTGCATTCCGCAATCATACGTCAAGGAGCACTTGTCGGAATGGGCTCTATTGTACTCGATGGTGCGGAAGTTGGGGAACAGGCTTTTATCGGTGCTGGTAGTTTAATCCCGCCCGGGAAGAAAATCCCACCACGCACGTTAGCACTCGGAAGTCCAGCGAAGGTAGTACGAGACTTAACAGAAGAGGATTTGGAAGAAATAAAAAGGATTAAAGAGTCCTACGTAGAAAAAGCAAAATACTACAAAAAATTACAAAAGTAA
- a CDS encoding C39 family peptidase gives MNYFLLSFSVVMTLLFFLLFKRKQTKPIIKYAFLTYAILFWLCTASLTTFYAVTHKEKITKLWDSRDSQVKVASTMPLPDPSLEPVYPLVEQAQLAPSIKLEAPIIKQFPELPRGCEVTSLAMLLQYFDVEVDKMELAKKVKKSSDDYQVKNSVIHFGNPEKGFVGDMYSFSKPGYGVYHGPIAELAKQYVGDKVEDFSGGSFYEIIKHLNAQRPVWVITNTTYKKLPDSSFQTWNTPDGKVKITMKEHAVLVTGYDDKSIFFNDPITGKTKSAPIQDFEEAWVQMGKQAITVVTP, from the coding sequence ATGAATTATTTTTTATTATCATTTAGTGTGGTGATGACACTGCTTTTCTTTCTCCTCTTTAAAAGAAAACAAACGAAACCAATTATAAAATATGCTTTTTTAACCTATGCTATTCTATTTTGGCTGTGTACCGCTTCCTTGACTACCTTTTATGCGGTTACACATAAAGAAAAAATTACGAAGCTATGGGATTCGAGAGATTCTCAAGTAAAGGTTGCGTCTACCATGCCTTTGCCAGACCCTTCTTTAGAGCCTGTCTATCCACTTGTAGAACAAGCGCAACTCGCGCCATCGATAAAGCTGGAAGCACCCATTATCAAACAATTCCCAGAGCTTCCACGTGGATGTGAAGTAACAAGTCTTGCTATGCTCTTACAGTATTTTGACGTTGAAGTAGATAAAATGGAGCTAGCAAAAAAGGTTAAAAAAAGTTCGGACGACTATCAAGTGAAAAATTCAGTTATACATTTCGGAAACCCAGAAAAAGGGTTTGTCGGCGATATGTATTCCTTCTCTAAACCTGGTTACGGTGTTTATCATGGTCCAATAGCGGAGTTGGCAAAGCAGTATGTTGGAGATAAGGTAGAAGATTTTAGTGGCGGATCTTTTTATGAAATCATCAAGCATTTAAATGCTCAGCGTCCTGTCTGGGTCATAACGAATACTACGTACAAAAAACTGCCGGATTCTTCATTCCAAACATGGAATACACCAGATGGAAAAGTAAAGATAACTATGAAAGAACACGCCGTACTTGTTACTGGTTATGACGATAAATCCATCTTCTTCAATGATCCAATAACAGGGAAAACAAAAAGTGCACCCATACAAGACTTCGAAGAAGCCTGGGTGCAAATGGGAAAGCAAGCTATTACGGTCGTTACACCGTAA
- the asnB gene encoding asparagine synthase (glutamine-hydrolyzing) — MCGLIGMIRNESRPLNQEEQSNFRERNNVITHRGPDDEGYFHDEYVSFGFRRLSIIDIESGQQPFRYEDDRYRMVFNGEIYNYVELRQSLIEKGYSFDTESDTEVIIAMFQEYRTEAFKELRGMFAILIWDKEEQAFYGVRDPFGIKPLFYSETEKGTYFASEKKSITLMQENDEVDVEALQHYLSFQYVPEPLTMSKGVHKVEPGHFFYKKPGEPMEITRYWHATFQPVLTDKQSWIKRIQDVMYDSVNVHMRSDVPVGSFLSGGIDSSLIVAIAREFNPNLKTFSVGFEREGFSEVDVAKETAEKLNVENISYMITPEEYVEKLPKIMWHMDDPLADPACVPLYFVAREATKHVTVVLSGEGSDELFGGYNIYREPESLKVFQSIPAPAKGLLSRVAAVLPEGVRGKSFLERGTTPLKDRYIGNAKMFEEEEKRTLLKTYQPNISYQNVTEKLYEHVRNYHPVNQMQYVDIHTWLRGDILLKADKMTMAHALELRVPFLDKEVFRVASEIPVDLKIANGTTKSILREAARGIVPDHVLDRKKLGFPVPIRHWLKDELNDWAKNLIRESETDHLLHKSVILDLLNAHCAGKGDYSRKIWTVLMFMLWHQIYVERKYDFEELQDIDQTKSKLTV, encoded by the coding sequence ATGTGTGGTCTAATTGGGATGATTCGAAATGAATCTCGCCCCCTAAATCAAGAAGAACAATCTAATTTTCGTGAAAGAAATAATGTCATTACACATAGAGGACCTGATGATGAAGGGTATTTCCATGATGAATACGTATCCTTTGGATTCCGTCGCTTAAGTATTATAGACATAGAAAGCGGGCAACAACCTTTTCGGTATGAAGACGATCGATATCGTATGGTCTTTAATGGTGAAATCTATAACTATGTAGAGCTTCGTCAGTCTCTTATAGAAAAAGGATATAGCTTTGATACAGAATCGGATACCGAGGTTATTATTGCGATGTTTCAAGAATATCGCACAGAAGCATTTAAAGAGCTGCGTGGGATGTTTGCGATTTTGATCTGGGATAAAGAAGAGCAAGCCTTTTACGGAGTTCGTGATCCGTTTGGAATTAAACCGTTATTTTATAGTGAAACAGAAAAAGGGACGTATTTTGCATCCGAGAAGAAGAGTATTACTCTTATGCAAGAGAATGATGAAGTGGACGTCGAAGCCCTTCAGCATTATTTGAGCTTCCAATACGTACCGGAGCCACTAACGATGTCCAAAGGAGTACATAAGGTTGAACCAGGCCACTTCTTTTACAAAAAGCCAGGGGAACCGATGGAAATCACTCGTTACTGGCATGCAACTTTCCAACCAGTATTAACCGATAAACAGTCGTGGATCAAGCGTATCCAAGATGTTATGTACGATTCTGTAAATGTTCATATGCGGAGTGATGTGCCGGTTGGTTCTTTTTTATCGGGTGGTATTGATTCTTCTCTAATTGTTGCAATTGCACGAGAATTCAACCCGAATTTAAAAACATTCTCTGTCGGATTTGAACGAGAAGGTTTTTCAGAAGTGGACGTTGCGAAGGAAACAGCTGAAAAGTTAAATGTTGAAAATATTTCATATATGATAACCCCAGAAGAATATGTGGAAAAGCTTCCGAAAATTATGTGGCATATGGATGATCCGTTAGCAGATCCAGCCTGTGTACCATTGTACTTCGTTGCTAGAGAAGCAACGAAGCATGTAACTGTAGTACTCTCGGGTGAAGGTTCGGATGAGCTATTTGGGGGTTACAATATTTACCGCGAACCTGAATCCCTTAAAGTGTTTCAATCCATTCCTGCTCCAGCCAAAGGATTGCTATCAAGAGTGGCAGCCGTGTTACCAGAAGGAGTACGTGGGAAAAGCTTCTTAGAACGTGGTACTACACCGTTAAAGGATCGGTATATCGGAAACGCCAAAATGTTCGAAGAAGAAGAAAAAAGAACGCTTTTAAAAACGTATCAACCGAACATTTCTTATCAAAACGTGACAGAGAAGCTTTACGAACATGTTAGGAATTATCATCCAGTAAATCAGATGCAGTATGTAGATATTCATACTTGGTTACGTGGTGACATTTTGTTGAAGGCAGATAAAATGACGATGGCTCATGCTTTAGAGCTACGTGTTCCGTTTTTGGATAAAGAAGTATTCCGCGTAGCGAGCGAGATCCCAGTTGATTTGAAAATCGCGAACGGAACTACGAAAAGTATTCTAAGAGAAGCGGCAAGAGGAATTGTTCCTGATCACGTATTAGATAGGAAAAAACTGGGCTTCCCTGTACCAATTAGACATTGGTTAAAAGATGAACTAAATGATTGGGCGAAAAATCTTATCCGTGAAAGTGAAACAGATCATTTATTGCACAAGTCTGTTATTCTAGACTTGTTAAATGCCCACTGTGCAGGTAAAGGGGACTATAGTCGTAAAATTTGGACGGTTCTCATGTTTATGCTCTGGCATCAAATTTATGTTGAAAGAAAGTATGACTTCGAAGAATTACAAGATATAGACCAAACAAAAAGCAAGCTTACGGTGTAA